In Nymphaea colorata isolate Beijing-Zhang1983 chromosome 5, ASM883128v2, whole genome shotgun sequence, one genomic interval encodes:
- the LOC116255202 gene encoding putative pentatricopeptide repeat-containing protein At5g52630 isoform X1 — MRRGFRWSRPPVHRRPLLPQCSVTRQPYATSALSPSEFNSLLNAITNNGCSRCASQAHAQIVKNGLVSVPFLHRGLMNMYAKCGLLEEGLLIFHGTDCNDVISWTTIITALCQSSRPLEALSFFSRMRQTSVSPNHYTFSAILPACADIGALPCGKQLHSLIHKSGFASDIFVASALIGMYSRLMDLEDARKVFVQMPERSIVSWNTMIVGCNHSCMYGEAFELFYGMLKEGIMPDQVSLSSVFSACASARCLTFGIQVHALVLKFGLEYLVYVRNAIIDMYSKCGSSEVAIMLFGCNASFRDIVTWNVMMMGWAESEKFEETCKYFWMMRDNGIVADEVSLSTVLHACASLAALDQGTVIHNLIIKSGFAYNACVRSSLTTFYAKCGSLSDAYLVFNETMDRNVIIWTSMISACQLHGLGYEVIKLFNQMVSEGIKPDYVTYVCVLSACSHNGLVEEGLHYFRSMTKDHGLRPGYEHYSCVVDLLGRDGQLVEARRFIESMPMQPDASVWGALLAACRNFGNVEIAKEVAERLFEIEPYNSGNYVLLANIYMSKGMLKQADEVRKLMKENGVKKETACSWIEARNITYVFTACDKSHTRSREIYEMIQMLVDLVKPKGYAADKQCAVNDVGDDSKEKSLWYHSEKLALAFGLLTIPDGAPIRIKKNLRICGDCHTFMKLISESLEREIIIRDINRFHRFSSGICSCKDFWKHRQYQLQDKNPFRFHF, encoded by the exons ATGAGGCGCGGCTTTCGTTGGTCCAGGCCTCCAGTTCACCGCCGTCCTTTACTTCCACAATGCTCGGTCACCCGTCAACCTTATGCAACGTCTGCTCTCTCTCCATCCGAATTCAATTCCCTACTCAATGCAATCACCAACAATGGCTGCTCCAGGTGTGCCTCTCAAGCTCATGCCCAGATTGTCAAGAATGGACTCGTTTCTGTTCCTTTCCTCCACCGTGGTCTCATGAACATGTACGCCAAATGCGGTCTCCTAGAAGAGGGTTTGCTCATTTTTCATGGCACAGATTGCAACGACGTCATTTCGTGGACGACCATCATCACCGCCCTTTGCCAGTCTAGTCGGCCGCTGGAAGCGCTCTCGTTCTTCTCTAGAATGAGGCAGACGAGCGTGTCGCCGAACCACTATACCTTCTCGGCCATCCTCCCCGCTTGTGCTGATATAGGGGCGCTGCCGTGTGGGAAGCAACTGCATTCTCTCATCCATAAGTCTGGTTTTGCGTCAGACATCTTCGTTGCCAGTGCACTTATTGGTATGTACTCTAGATTAATGGATTTGGAGGATGCGCGTAAAGTGTTCGTCCAAATGCCCGAGAGAAGTATCGTTTCGTGGAACACCATGATCGTGGGATGCAATCATAGTTGCATGTATGGTGAAGCGTTCGAGCTCTTTTATGGGATGCTCAAGGAAGGGATAATGCCAGACCAGGTGAGTCTATCTAGCGTCTTCAGTGCCTGCGCGAGCGCAAGGTGCTTGACTTTCGGGATCCAAGTCCATGCTCTTGTTCTGAAATTCGGTTTGGAGTATTTAGTATATGTTAGAAACGCAATCATTGATATGTACAGTAAGTGTGGGAGCTCGGAAGTTGCAATAATGCTGTTTGGTTGCAACGCATCTTTTAGAGATATAGTAACGTGGAATGTGATGATGATGGGATGGGCTGAGAGTGAGAAGTTTGAGGAAACCTGTAAATACTTTTGGATGATGAGGGACAATGGGATCGTGGCAGATGAGGTGTCGCTTTCCACTGTGCTTCACGCCTGTGCAAGTCTAGCTGCTTTAGACCAGGGAACTGTTATCCATAATCTGATTATAAAATCTGGGTTTGCATATAATGCATGTGTTAGGAGCTCCTTGACCACTTTTTATGCAAAATGTGGAAGCCTAAGTGATGCATACCTAGTTTTCAATGAAACGATGGACAGAAATGTTATCATCTGGACAAGTATGATTTCTGCGTGTCAACTTCACGGCCTTGGCTATGAAGTGATTAAGCTTTTCAATCAGATGGTCTCTGAGGGTATCAAACCTGATTATGTTACATATGTTTGTGTACTTTCTGCTTGTAGCCACAATGGCCTTGTTGAAGAAGGGCTTCACTATTTTCGTTCTATGACTAAGGACCACGGTTTAAGACCAGGTTACGAGCATTATTCTTGCGTAGTTGATCTCTTAGGTCGAGATGGACAGCTGGTTGAGGCTAGGCGCTTCATAGAATCAATGCCCATGCAACCAGATGCATCAGTCTGGGGAGCTCTGCTTGCAGCTTGTCGAAATTTTGGCAATGTGGAAATTGCAAAAGAAGTTGCAGAAAGGCTTTTTGAAATAGAGCCATATAACTCTGGAAACTATGTCCTGCTGGCTAACATATATATGTCTAAGGGGATGTTGAAGCAAGCTGACGAAGTTAGGAAATTGATGAAGGAGAATGGTGTAAAGAAAGAGACAGCCTGTAGCTGGATTGAAGCAAGGAACATAACTTACGTTTTTACAGCATGCGATAAGTCGCATACAAGGAGCCGTGAAATTTATGAAATGATTCAGATGTTGGTGGATTTAGTAAAGCCGAAAGGTTATGCTGCTGACAAGCAGTGTGCAGTCAATGACGTGGGGGATGATAGTAAGGAGAAAAGTCTGTGGTATCACAGTGAGAAATTAGCACTGGCATTTGGGTTGTTGACCATCCCAGATGGTGCTCCAATTAGGATAAAGAAGAATTTGAGGATCTGTGGTGATTGTCACACTTTCATGAAGTTAATTTCAGAATCTCTTGAGAGAGAGATTATTATACGGGATATCAATAGGTTTCACAGGTTCAGTAGTGGCATCTGTTCCTGCAAGGACTTCTG GAAGCACCGGCAATATCAGCTGCAGGACAAGAATCCCTTTCGTTTTCACTTTTAG
- the LOC116255202 gene encoding putative pentatricopeptide repeat-containing protein At5g52630 isoform X2 codes for MRRGFRWSRPPVHRRPLLPQCSVTRQPYATSALSPSEFNSLLNAITNNGCSRCASQAHAQIVKNGLVSVPFLHRGLMNMYAKCGLLEEGLLIFHGTDCNDVISWTTIITALCQSSRPLEALSFFSRMRQTSVSPNHYTFSAILPACADIGALPCGKQLHSLIHKSGFASDIFVASALIGMYSRLMDLEDARKVFVQMPERSIVSWNTMIVGCNHSCMYGEAFELFYGMLKEGIMPDQVSLSSVFSACASARCLTFGIQVHALVLKFGLEYLVYVRNAIIDMYSKCGSSEVAIMLFGCNASFRDIVTWNVMMMGWAESEKFEETCKYFWMMRDNGIVADEVSLSTVLHACASLAALDQGTVIHNLIIKSGFAYNACVRSSLTTFYAKCGSLSDAYLVFNETMDRNVIIWTSMISACQLHGLGYEVIKLFNQMVSEGIKPDYVTYVCVLSACSHNGLVEEGLHYFRSMTKDHGLRPGYEHYSCVVDLLGRDGQLVEARRFIESMPMQPDASVWGALLAACRNFGNVEIAKEVAERLFEIEPYNSGNYVLLANIYMSKGMLKQADEVRKLMKENGVKKETACSWIEARNITYVFTACDKSHTRSREIYEMIQMLVDLVKPKGYAADKQCAVNDVGDDSKEKSLWYHSEKLALAFGLLTIPDGAPIRIKKNLRICGDCHTFMKLISESLEREIIIRDINRFHRFSSGICSCKDFW; via the coding sequence ATGAGGCGCGGCTTTCGTTGGTCCAGGCCTCCAGTTCACCGCCGTCCTTTACTTCCACAATGCTCGGTCACCCGTCAACCTTATGCAACGTCTGCTCTCTCTCCATCCGAATTCAATTCCCTACTCAATGCAATCACCAACAATGGCTGCTCCAGGTGTGCCTCTCAAGCTCATGCCCAGATTGTCAAGAATGGACTCGTTTCTGTTCCTTTCCTCCACCGTGGTCTCATGAACATGTACGCCAAATGCGGTCTCCTAGAAGAGGGTTTGCTCATTTTTCATGGCACAGATTGCAACGACGTCATTTCGTGGACGACCATCATCACCGCCCTTTGCCAGTCTAGTCGGCCGCTGGAAGCGCTCTCGTTCTTCTCTAGAATGAGGCAGACGAGCGTGTCGCCGAACCACTATACCTTCTCGGCCATCCTCCCCGCTTGTGCTGATATAGGGGCGCTGCCGTGTGGGAAGCAACTGCATTCTCTCATCCATAAGTCTGGTTTTGCGTCAGACATCTTCGTTGCCAGTGCACTTATTGGTATGTACTCTAGATTAATGGATTTGGAGGATGCGCGTAAAGTGTTCGTCCAAATGCCCGAGAGAAGTATCGTTTCGTGGAACACCATGATCGTGGGATGCAATCATAGTTGCATGTATGGTGAAGCGTTCGAGCTCTTTTATGGGATGCTCAAGGAAGGGATAATGCCAGACCAGGTGAGTCTATCTAGCGTCTTCAGTGCCTGCGCGAGCGCAAGGTGCTTGACTTTCGGGATCCAAGTCCATGCTCTTGTTCTGAAATTCGGTTTGGAGTATTTAGTATATGTTAGAAACGCAATCATTGATATGTACAGTAAGTGTGGGAGCTCGGAAGTTGCAATAATGCTGTTTGGTTGCAACGCATCTTTTAGAGATATAGTAACGTGGAATGTGATGATGATGGGATGGGCTGAGAGTGAGAAGTTTGAGGAAACCTGTAAATACTTTTGGATGATGAGGGACAATGGGATCGTGGCAGATGAGGTGTCGCTTTCCACTGTGCTTCACGCCTGTGCAAGTCTAGCTGCTTTAGACCAGGGAACTGTTATCCATAATCTGATTATAAAATCTGGGTTTGCATATAATGCATGTGTTAGGAGCTCCTTGACCACTTTTTATGCAAAATGTGGAAGCCTAAGTGATGCATACCTAGTTTTCAATGAAACGATGGACAGAAATGTTATCATCTGGACAAGTATGATTTCTGCGTGTCAACTTCACGGCCTTGGCTATGAAGTGATTAAGCTTTTCAATCAGATGGTCTCTGAGGGTATCAAACCTGATTATGTTACATATGTTTGTGTACTTTCTGCTTGTAGCCACAATGGCCTTGTTGAAGAAGGGCTTCACTATTTTCGTTCTATGACTAAGGACCACGGTTTAAGACCAGGTTACGAGCATTATTCTTGCGTAGTTGATCTCTTAGGTCGAGATGGACAGCTGGTTGAGGCTAGGCGCTTCATAGAATCAATGCCCATGCAACCAGATGCATCAGTCTGGGGAGCTCTGCTTGCAGCTTGTCGAAATTTTGGCAATGTGGAAATTGCAAAAGAAGTTGCAGAAAGGCTTTTTGAAATAGAGCCATATAACTCTGGAAACTATGTCCTGCTGGCTAACATATATATGTCTAAGGGGATGTTGAAGCAAGCTGACGAAGTTAGGAAATTGATGAAGGAGAATGGTGTAAAGAAAGAGACAGCCTGTAGCTGGATTGAAGCAAGGAACATAACTTACGTTTTTACAGCATGCGATAAGTCGCATACAAGGAGCCGTGAAATTTATGAAATGATTCAGATGTTGGTGGATTTAGTAAAGCCGAAAGGTTATGCTGCTGACAAGCAGTGTGCAGTCAATGACGTGGGGGATGATAGTAAGGAGAAAAGTCTGTGGTATCACAGTGAGAAATTAGCACTGGCATTTGGGTTGTTGACCATCCCAGATGGTGCTCCAATTAGGATAAAGAAGAATTTGAGGATCTGTGGTGATTGTCACACTTTCATGAAGTTAATTTCAGAATCTCTTGAGAGAGAGATTATTATACGGGATATCAATAGGTTTCACAGGTTCAGTAGTGGCATCTGTTCCTGCAAGGACTTCTGGTGA